The following proteins are co-located in the Pedobacter sp. FW305-3-2-15-E-R2A2 genome:
- a CDS encoding RagB/SusD family nutrient uptake outer membrane protein, with translation MKTYIISILTCGLMITATSCKKFLDLKPLDSYTENTFYNDEKGLQGGLISCYDALQTDSLYGNNLLTLGELRGDNLIDNDPGSGAGVRNQIEVFSETSANSILSGTWMGHYKAIYRCNIILDRAPAISMSETAKNQIIGQAKFIRALSYFNLTRIWGNVPLVLKVQKTEEARENTRATAAQVYQQVIDDLTDAALKLPTSWPDAQRGRATSYAATAILGKVYLYQKKFDLVETTLKPVVTAIYARAILDTVPQTKTFPNNMKTSKDIIFAVQYLSGGVKEFVNQDNRYRNNNNTNIINIPQALFETSDNRKALVALTGTGGRPGKFNTPQVNNETSSDFPVIRCADVLLMYAEALNETSYGNTEAFKALNAVRLNAVASAKTPAILTSQSEFRTAVYLERRLELALEADRWFDIVRTSQMNVIFPGIPSFRSIYPVPQVEIDNVNNKSGYQNAGYN, from the coding sequence ATGAAAACATATATCATATCAATCCTGACTTGTGGTTTAATGATAACCGCCACATCATGCAAAAAGTTCCTGGATTTAAAACCGCTCGATTCCTATACGGAGAATACCTTTTATAACGATGAAAAAGGATTACAGGGAGGGCTGATCAGCTGTTATGATGCTTTGCAGACCGACAGTCTTTATGGAAATAATTTATTGACATTGGGCGAGCTCAGGGGAGATAACCTGATCGATAATGATCCAGGATCGGGAGCAGGTGTCCGCAACCAGATCGAAGTGTTCTCTGAAACTTCTGCCAATAGCATTCTTTCTGGCACATGGATGGGGCATTACAAGGCAATATACCGTTGTAATATCATTTTAGACCGTGCGCCGGCAATTAGTATGAGCGAGACGGCTAAAAATCAAATTATCGGACAGGCAAAGTTTATCAGGGCCTTAAGTTATTTTAATTTAACCCGCATCTGGGGAAATGTTCCTTTGGTGCTTAAAGTTCAAAAAACAGAAGAGGCCAGGGAAAATACCCGTGCTACAGCTGCGCAGGTTTATCAGCAGGTGATTGATGATTTAACCGATGCGGCCTTAAAACTTCCAACATCATGGCCTGATGCCCAGCGCGGAAGGGCTACGAGTTATGCAGCGACAGCGATACTTGGTAAGGTTTACCTTTACCAGAAAAAATTCGATCTGGTAGAGACTACGCTGAAACCCGTGGTTACAGCGATTTATGCAAGAGCAATATTGGATACTGTTCCGCAAACTAAAACTTTCCCCAATAACATGAAAACCAGCAAGGATATCATTTTTGCAGTTCAATATTTATCAGGTGGAGTAAAAGAATTTGTAAATCAGGATAACCGCTACAGAAATAACAACAATACCAATATCATTAATATTCCTCAGGCCTTATTTGAAACAAGCGATAACCGTAAGGCCTTAGTTGCCTTAACCGGAACTGGAGGCAGGCCGGGTAAATTTAATACGCCACAGGTCAATAATGAAACCAGTAGTGATTTTCCGGTGATTCGCTGTGCTGATGTTTTACTGATGTATGCTGAAGCATTAAATGAAACTTCTTACGGAAACACTGAAGCATTTAAAGCGCTGAATGCGGTGCGTTTGAATGCTGTTGCCTCTGCGAAAACGCCGGCTATATTGACTTCGCAGAGCGAATTCAGGACTGCTGTGTATCTGGAAAGGCGATTGGAGCTGGCCCTGGAAGCGGACCGTTGGTTTGACATC